DNA sequence from the Bacteroidota bacterium genome:
CTGCCAGAGCAGCGGTTTGAGCTTATCGGCCGGAAGCTCGCGCTTCATCACGGGGTCGAAATCGGCCTCGATGGCATCGACATCGTGGTTATTGACAGCCGCAACGATCTTCTGTGCCTTTTGCAGAAACCGCAACTGCGCGACGTCGATCGATGTGACCTGCTGCGCCAGAGCGGAGGTTGCGAATACGAGAATGCACACGACAACCATTGTCGCTGCACGAGCGATGCGAAATGTGTTCATATCTCTCTCTGTGTCTCGAGTCCCGCCGGAGCCGGGCAATACTATCGACGCCTCTGCGGAATGCTCTCGAGTATGCGTGTATTACATGCCGGCCGCAGTCGGAGTCTGGGGTTCCGCTCCGGCGTTGCCACCGATCGCTTTGACGATCGGAGCGATCAAGAGTCCAACCAGCGCACCGCCGATGAGGTACATGAATACCGTCGAAATGGCGAATCCGCTCGGACTAATAAAGAAATCCATCATGGGTTTTGCTTGCTTCATCTGATCGGCAGGCATCTTTTGTGCGATCATCGCAGCCTCCTGCATCTTGCGGGCGTTATCGATCATGTCCGTTTCGATGAACGATGCATCGACAAAGACCCAGAGCGCGCTGATCACGCCGGCAAGCAAGCAAATCATAAATGCGGTGACCCAACCGGTGCCGAACGTGAAAGCGGAGGGATCCTGCATTTTTCGTTCACGCACACCAAGGAACACGAGTGCTAGCCCGATGACGGTGCCGATCCATTGCACCCACTGCATCGATGGGTCGATCGAAATGCCGGCGAAAAACATGATGAGTCTGATCAGGATACCGGCTGCGGCGACAAAAACCGCCCATTTGAGGTACAATTGCATAGTGCTGAGTCCTTGGTTGAATAAACAAAGATACAACGGAATTGGGAACTGCGAGCACAGAATTAAGAAAGGGGGCCCGGTACTCGGAAGGCAGCAGCCTCAGGCGATCAAACGGGCGATAAGGAAGGCGGCGGCAGCGGCCAATCCGCCGATGAGCATCGTCTGAAATCCGGACCGGATCGGGTGAGCGCCGGTAAAACGACCTTTGATAATCCCGAAGACCAACAGCGCGAGAAGCGTGACGATCACCGACACCACAAGGGCATTCCGGGCCGACTCGATAAAGATATAGGGCGAGAGTGGGACCAAACCGCCGAGTACATACGACACTGCGATCGTCGCTGCACTGTTGCGGGCACGTTTCGGGTGCACCTCTTCAAGGCCGAGCTCGAAACGCATCATAAAATCGACCCATTTTTCCGGGTCACGAGCCAGGGCCTCGACAACTTGCGCGCTTTCGGCACTCGTTATTCCGTACTGCTCGAAAACTT
Encoded proteins:
- a CDS encoding DUF4199 domain-containing protein, whose product is MQLYLKWAVFVAAAGILIRLIMFFAGISIDPSMQWVQWIGTVIGLALVFLGVRERKMQDPSAFTFGTGWVTAFMICLLAGVISALWVFVDASFIETDMIDNARKMQEAAMIAQKMPADQMKQAKPMMDFFISPSGFAISTVFMYLIGGALVGLLIAPIVKAIGGNAGAEPQTPTAAGM
- a CDS encoding VIT1/CCC1 transporter family protein, producing the protein MPTTHHTEQHFTSGEIVRDIVIGMSDGLTVPFALAAGLSGAIDSSGIIITAGLAEIAAGSIAMGLGGYLAARSDSEHYASERRKEQEEVVRIPDVEKHEVAEVFEQYGITSAESAQVVEALARDPEKWVDFMMRFELGLEEVHPKRARNSAATIAVSYVLGGLVPLSPYIFIESARNALVVSVIVTLLALLVFGIIKGRFTGAHPIRSGFQTMLIGGLAAAAAFLIARLIA